A genomic segment from Nicotiana tabacum cultivar K326 chromosome 9, ASM71507v2, whole genome shotgun sequence encodes:
- the LOC107812287 gene encoding uncharacterized protein LOC107812287 — protein sequence MRNIKEARFPKPMRYDPKHRDPNLWCEYHGTNGHRTGDYRHLREEVATLLKNGHLKEFLTDRAKNNYGRSGDNAEPSKAGEDPSRQTINMIFGGNEINGVTFSAAKKTKVSITHSKRLREVAEDDITFMEENTDRLLLPYDDALVISLNMLDFKMKRVVADPGSSANIVQWRVLEQLNSLEASFQP from the coding sequence atgagaaacatcaaagaagcacgGTTCCCAAAACCGATGAGATACGATCCCAAGCATAGGGATCCCAACttgtggtgtgaataccatgggacGAATGGCCACCGTACTGGGGACTACCGACATCTCCGGGAAGAAGTGGCGACACTGTTGAAGAATGGGCATCTCAAAGAATTCTTAACTGATCGAGCCAAAAACAACTACGGTCGCAGCGGGGATAACGCGGAACCCtcaaaagcaggagaagatccTTCACGCCAGACGATTAACATGATCTTTGGGGGGAATGAAATCAATGGGGTCACCTTCTCAGCAGCAAAAAAGACAAAAGTATCGATAACCCATAGCAAGAGACTTCGGGAAGTTGCTGAAGACGACATCACTTTCATGGAGGAAAACACAGACAGATTGTTGCTACCGTACGacgacgcattggtaatttctttaaatatgCTAGACTTTAAAATGAAACGTGTTGTAGCGGATCCAGGAAGTTCAGCCAATATtgtacaatggagagtattggagcaacTAAACTCATTGGAAGCATCATTCCAGCCATAA